The following proteins come from a genomic window of Montipora capricornis isolate CH-2021 chromosome 9, ASM3666992v2, whole genome shotgun sequence:
- the LOC138016332 gene encoding myosin heavy chain kinase A-like: MAEWRKFAEKQKAKRRGKNQVVEESKVAEEIVVQRMSADVSGKQQKYSRIGAQEYVPFEQDELSIRNIKDACQKHFGPQIEKDLVCDVLAGERGPSCNKMAQIPNKKVFYVRFVKPEGELEEEENCSREPKRARYDKASTTRSLPSPKKQHGSLVSKVYPKSLSVVEMLRLGNVIAKSTTTVIDIFMFNIEHMEWFTAPVTVEFRIADLPFASGGFREAFKANSDTLGFSGVTWVIKKYLKATSEDIIKTNQTVESHTRKAVQMHHLARNFTSQLKEKVEKETLTEFGTTFHYKKVFLGKMSDGDYVTIEEFIDGVFVKYINNNGDICAKDDVLCDKAQCFAHFTYEKSQGKLMVLDVQGAGLNLYDPEIASAELTDGDGSLRFCNGNLAEGAIRNFFAKHKCNSYCKILQLKLLPSASQ, translated from the exons atggcggagtgGAGGAAGTTTGCAGAAAAGCAGAAAGCGAAGAGGAGAGGCAAAAATCAAGTTGTAGAGGAGAGTAAAGTGGCGGAGGAGATCGTGGTGCAACGCATGAGTGCGGATGTAAGTGggaaacaacaaaaatactCTCGCATTGGAGCTCAGGAGTACGTTCCTTTTGAGCAGGACGAGCTTTCTATTCGTAACATCAAGGACGCCTGTCAAAAGCATTTCGGGCCCCAAATAGAGAAagatcttgtttgtgatgtgtTAGCGGGGGAACGCGGACCATCATGTAACAAGATGGCTCAAATTCCaaacaaaaaagtgttttacGTCCGGTTTGTTAAACCAGAAGGGGAACTTGAGGAAGAAGAGAATTGCAGCCGTGAG CCCAAGAGAGCACGATATGACAAGGCCTCAACAACTAGATCACTTCCAAGTCCTAAGAAGCAGCATGGGAGTCTAGTCAGTAAGGTTTACCCAAAAAGCCTCTCAGTTGTAGAAATGTTAAGGCTGGGGAATGTCATTGCAAAGAGCACAACTACCGTTATTGATATCTTCATGTTTAACATCGAGCACATGGAATGGTTCACTGCACCCGTGACTGTAGAATTTAGGATAGCTGACCTACCATTTGCATCTGGTGGATTTAGGGAGGCATTCAAAGCTAATAGTGATACTCTTGGATTTAGCGGGGTGACTTGGGTAATCAAAAAATACCTGAAGGCTACTTCAGAGGATATTATCAAAACGAATCAGACTGTTGAGAGTCACACAAGGAAGGCTGTGCAGATGCATCATTTAGCCAGAAATTTCACATCCCAGTTGAAAGAGAAAGTGGAAAAGGAAACATTAACAGAGTTTGGCACTACCTTTCACTATAAGAAGGTATTCTTAGGCAAGATGAGTGATGGTGACTATGTTACTATTGAAGAATTCATTGATGGTGTGTTTGTTAAGTATATCAACAACAATGGGGACATTTGCGCTAAGGATGATGTCCTGTGCGACAAGGCTCAGTGTTTTGCACACTTCACATATGAAAAGTCACAGGGAAAGCTCATGGTACTAGATGTTCAGGGTGCTGGACTTAACTTGTATGACCCTGAAATTGCCTCAGCAGAATTAACTGATGGTGACGGTTCCTTGCGTTTCTGCAATGGCAACTTGGCAGAGGGAGCCATTaggaatttctttgcaaagCATAAGTGTAATTCTTATTGTAAGATCTTGCAGCTTAAGTTGTTACCATCGGCATCCCAGTAA
- the LOC138016731 gene encoding centrosomal protein of 131 kDa-like, giving the protein MPVSRGAREGRSSDTRATKARTGNKDTVWTLRRRSPSSERIFTYHEEEETQSVKRHLSETHKQEYLLLKEQLLNKELGLETSKTSEEHLKEQVTQLIQEKQTLERLKGDLQQQYNVSIRDLQSKLEQSKARTQKSGQEEVLADLKEKYLRVKKQLWQYQERDNYLQDKENALLEKEEELLKQGKDLQRQLAEVRVKEEALTQEKQRHEEEIKILGETYEQEVFLLKEDLHTKSEAMAAVQTNEKCLSEQLLSFVLSLFQ; this is encoded by the exons ATGCCAGTTAGCAGAGGTGCGCGTGAAGGAAGAAGCTCTGACACAAGAGCAACAAAAGCACGAACAGGAAATAAAGATACTGTGTGGACTTTACGAAGACGAAGTCCTTCTTCTGAAAGAATATTTACATACCATGA AGAAGAAGAGACACAGTCTGTTAAGCGGCATCTGAGTGAAACACACAAGCAGGAATACCTGCTGTTGAAGGAACAGCTGCTGAATAAGGAGTTGGGCTTAGAAACATCTAAAACCAGTGAAGAACACCTGAAAGAGCAAGTGACTCAGCTTATTCAGGAAAAACAGACATTGGAGAGGCTAAAGGGAGATTTGCAGCAACAGTACAA TGTGTCAATTCGAGACCTTCAGAGCAAACTAGAACAGTCAAAGGCCCGCACTCAGAAG TCAGGGCAAGAAGAGGTGCTTGCAGATCTGAAGGAAAAGTATCTTAGAGTAAAGAAACAACTCTGGCAGTATCAAGAAAGAGATAATTACCTCCAGGACAAAGAAAATGCATTGCTTGAGAAGGAAGAGGAG CTTCTTAAGCAAGGCAAGGATCTACAACGCCAGTTAGCAGAGGTGCGCGTGAAGGAAGAAGCACTGACACAAGAGAAACAAAGGCACGAAGAGGAAATAAAGATACTGGGTGAAACTTACGAACAAGAAGTCTTTCTTCTGAAAGAAGATTTACATACCAAGAGTGAAGCAATGGCAGCTGTTCAGACCAATGAGAAATGTCTTAGCGAGCAACTCCTTTCGTTTGTCTTATCTTTATTTCAATAA